In Gammaproteobacteria bacterium, the genomic stretch TACGGCGATGATGCGCGCCTCGCCTACGCGGCGGCGCAGGCCCTCTAAGGTCGTGGCAATCGCCGTGGGGTGGTGGGCGAAGTCGTCGTACAGAGTGATGCCTTTCACAACGGCCCGCACCTCCATGCGGCGCTTTACGTTCTTAAATTCCCCCAGCGCCGCGATGGCCTGTGTGGGAGGAACGCCCACGTGCCGGGCGGCGGCGATTGCGGCGAGGGCATTATACTGGTTGTGTTCGCCGAGCAATTCCCACGTTACTTTCCCTAGAACCTTGCCCTGCCAGGCGGTCTCAAAACCGCCATCCGCGGCTTGTGGCCCGCAGCTCCAGCCCTGTTCACTGGCAAAGGGCTCGACCGGCGTCCAGCAGCCGCGCGCCAGTACCCGCTTGATGGCCTCGTCCCGGTCATTGGCGACGATCAAGCCGGTACCCGGAATAGTCCGCACGAAATGGTGAAATTGCTATTCAATGGCTGCAAGATCGGAGAAGATGTCGGCATGATCGAACTCAAGATTGTTCAGAATGGCGGTGCGTGGGCGATAATGGACAAATTTCGAGCGCTTGTCGAAGAAGGCGGTGTCGTATTCATCGGCCTCGACCACAAAGAACGGCGTCCGGCCCAGCCGAGACGAGACGTCGAAGTTGTTGGGCACCCCGCCAGTCAAAAACCCGGGATTCAGCCCCGCATACTCCAATATCCACGCCAGCATCGCCGAGGTGGTGGTCTTGCCGTGGGTGCCCGCGACGGCCAGCACCCAACGGTCACTTAACACGTGCTCCGCCAGCCATTGTGCGCCCGAAGTGTAGGGCAAGCCCTGATCGAGCACGTATTCGACCGCAGGATTGCCGCGCGATAAGGCATTGCCAATTACCACGCAATCCGGGTGCGGCTGAAGATGCGCGGGTTCGTAACCCTGCATGAGGGTGATGCCCATGTCCGCAAGCTGCGTGCTCATGGGCGGATAGATGCCGGTGTCCGAGCCGCTGACCTCATGGCCCAGCTCCTGGGCCAGCCGCGCGATGCCGCCCATGAAGGTGCCGCAGATGCCCAGGATGTGCAGGCGCATAGCTACAGGCCCGAAGGGGCCAACAGCGACGCCAGCGCGAGCGAGGCCAGCAGATAGCCCATGCTGGCGAGGATACCCATCGGCAGAGACACATTCAGCGCGTGACGCAAGATGTGGCCTATCACCGTCAAGCTCCAAACCGTGATCAGCAACAGCAGCAACGGCGGGGCGTTTTGGATGAGCACGAGCGGCAGGGCGAACAGTCCGATCACCACCCCCGTTCCCGCGAGGGCGGAGAGGGTTTGCGTCAGACGCTGGGGAAGACGGCGCACCATCAGCAGGGTATAAGTAAGCGCCGCGAGGGTCAAGGTATCCGCGAGTCCGTATACTACGGCGCTCCCGAACGACTGTGTCGTGACGCTGAGCACGATGCTCGTGGCGGTGTAGGCGAGCAACGATAACGTGAGCGCGGATTGAGTAGCGGGGAGGTCTTGCGGGCCGGCGCGCAGCAAACAGATGTCCATATACAGCTTAAATATGTTCAGCAAGCGCATGACCTTCTGGCGGGTGCGTCCGTGACTCTCGGGGCATAACAGCTTATTCTATACCATGGCGGCGCAATTGCACGCCCCGGAACCCCTACTTATCACGCAATAATTTCATGCAAGAATTTTACGTTAACACACCGCAACAACTGATTACGTTGTGTCAGGCGTTGCAGGATAGCCGCTGGCTTGCAATAGACACGGAGTTTATGCGCGAGAAGACCTATTACGCGCAACTGTGTCTGTTGCAGGTGGCGAGCGAGGACATTATCGCCTGCGTGGACCCGCTCGCTTTGGCTGATATGAACCCGCTGCTGGAGCTGATTCATGATCCCGTGATCGTCAAGGTCATGCACTCGGCGCGGCAGGATTTGGAGATTTTCTACGATCTGCGCGGCGAATTGCCGCGGCCCGTGTTCGATACGCAGATCGCCGCGACCCTGTTGGGTCACGGCGATCAGGTCGGATACGGGGCGCTGGTGCGTGCGATGTGCGGCGTGCAACTCGACAAGGCGCACACCCGCACCGATTGGTGCCGGCGGCCGCTCGACCCCGAGCAGGTGCACTACGCCGCCGATGACGTGCGCTATTTGGGTCACATCTATCATGCCCAGCACGATGAACTGTCCCGCATGGGGCGGCTGGACTGGCTGAGCGAGGACTTTGCCGGACTCACCGACAGCCGCCGTTACGCCGGTTCCCCGGAATTGGCCTGGCGTAAAGTTCATCATGCGCATCTCTTGAAAGGCGTCCAGATGGCGATCTTGCAGGCCTTGACCGCCTGGCGTGAGGAACGCGCCAAGGCGGCCAATAAACCGCGTAAGTGGTTGCTTGCCGATGAAGTCCTGTTTGAATTGGCGCGCCAGATGCCGAAGGATGACGCGGGGCTCGCCAAGATACGCGGACTGGAGGCGGGCGCCGCTAAGCGCCATGGGGCCGACCTTCTGGAGTTGATCGCGCGCGCGGCGCAGTTACCCAAAGAGCAATGGCCGGAACCCCAGGTACCGCCGCGGCTGGACAGCAGTCAAGCGGCCCTGGCCGATGTGCTGATGGCGGTAGTGCGTCTGCGCGGCGAGGAGAGCAGGGTAAGTTCCACCAGCCTTGCGACACGCAAGGATCTCGAACACATTGTGTTGGGGCGGCGCGACGTCGCACCGTTGCACGGCTGGCGTCGCGCGCTGGTCGGCGATGATCTGCTGGGCATCGTGGAGGGACGGCTCAGTTTACAGGTGAGCGGTAGCGGGCTGAAGGTTGGGTAGGGCCGAATTCATTCGGCCAGCGCACCAGTGGTTGACGCTGCATGAATGCCGTTCTATATTGGTACCTATATTCACCGAATGACATTGCAGATGTCGGACATGAAAAGCAACGCAAAGATCAGCATGGCGGAATCGGAACTCAAAAAACTGGAGACGCGCATAGACGAGATGCTTCGCGCCTGTGCGCGGCTCAGTGAGGAGAATGCATCGCTGCGCAAGCAGCAGCGTACGCTGATGGCCGAGCGGGCCAAGCTGCTGGAGAAGACGACGCTGAGCCAGACGCGCGTCGAGACCATGATCCAACGGCTCAAGCTGCTGGAGCAGCGGGCATGAGCCGCGACGCCGCGCCGGTCACGGTGTATATTCTGGAAAAGGAATACCATGTGGTGTGTGCCGAGAACGAGAAGGAGGCGTTGCTCGATTCGGCCCACTACTTGCATAGCAAGATGAAAGAGATCCGCGACAGTGGTAAAGTAATAGGAACGGAGCGCATCGCGGTGATGGCGGCCTTGAACATGGCGCATGAATTGCTGCAGCAGCGTGGGCGCAAAGAGGATTATTCTCAGGTCTTCGGGAATAAGATCCGCGCCTTGCAGGACAAGATTGAGGTTGCGCTGCATAAGAGTAAGCAGATGGAGTTTTGAACGGCTGTTGGGCGCGTTGCCCCGGCCGTTGACAGTTTGGGCGTCCCCTGCGGTGTTTGTTAGTAGATTGGGTATTTTCTTGAGCCTAATTCAATGCCCCGGGGCCCTACATTAACGATGTTGTTGTGCATGTCCGCGCGACGGAAAGCCTGATACATCGCATAGGGTCCCACCTGAACCGTTGGTTCAAGGACGAAAATCTACGACGGCACATGCGGAGGGCGCCCCCTACCTTTTCTATGGGGCGCCTCTAAAAATAGTGGAAAGACGCATTTTTAGAGGCGCCCTATGAATGATCGCAACCGCTTACGTGCCCGGATGCGCGCGCAACGCCGTGCGTTGCCACTCCGGGACCGCGCCGCAGCCGCTCTCGCCGTTGCCCGGCGGCTGACGAGGTTACGGGTATTTCGCACCGGCCGCCGTATCGCGTGTTACTGGCCGTATCAGGGCGAGCTGGATCTTCACCCCTTTATGCAGCGCATCTGGGAGCTGCGCAAGCAGTGTTATTTACCCCTTGTATCCAGCCGCTATCCCCGAACTCTGCGCTTCGCCCGTCACGAACCCGATGCGGTGCTGCGCCTGAATCACTTGGGTATAGCCGAGCCCCGTGCGCCGGGTAATAAGCGTGTCGCTGCGGCGGCGCTTGACCTCATCATCGTTCCGCTGGTTGCGTTCGATGCGGCGGGGAATCGTCTTGGCTGGGGCGCAGGGCACTATGACCGGACGCTCGCCTTTCTTAACCGCCGCCGTCATTGGCGCCGGCCGCGGTTAATTGGCGTGGGTTATGATTTCCAGCGGGTGGATAACATTGAGTCCGCGCCGTGGGATGTGCCCTTGGATGCTGTGGTGACGGAACGGGCCGTGTATGGCAGAAATGTGAGGCGTTAGAAAAAGGTGAGGCGTGAGGAGTAATGCGTGAGGCGTAAAAAAGCGCCACGCTGCAAAGCAGCGTAACTCACCCCTCACGCCTTACGCCTTACGAGCCAGTGAGGCATAATAGGGCGATGCAGCAAACAGAATTCACCAACCGCCGCAAACGCCTGATGCAGATGATGGGCGCCGGCGCGATCGCCATCTTGCCCGCTGCGCCGGTGCGCCTGCGTAACCGTGATGCGGAGTATCCGTACCGCGCGGACAGCGATTTCTACTATCTGACCGGATTCCCGGAGCCCGAAGCGGTGGCGGTGTTCATCCCCGGCCGCAAGCAGGGTGAGTACATCCTGTTTTGCCGCGAGCGCGATCTGCAACAGGAGACATGGCACGGCCGGCGCGCGGGAACTGAAGGCGCGACCGCGCTACATGGCGCCGATGACGCCTTCCCCATCAGCGATATCAATGAAATCCTCCCGGGCCTGCTGGAAAAATGCGAGCGGGTGTACTACACCATGGGCCTCTATCCCGACTTCGATCAACGTGTCATGGAGTGGGTAAATCAGATCCGCAACAAGTCACGCGCGGGCACCCACGCGCCCCATGAATTTGTGGCGCTCGATCATGTGTTACATGAGATGCGGTTGTTCAAGAGCCGCGCCGAGATCGAGGCCATGCGCCGCGCGGCGCAGATCTCCTCCGCCGGTCACCGGCGCGCCATGCAGGCCTGCCGGCCGGGCATGATGGAGTATCAGATCGAGGCCGAATTGCGTTATGAGTTTACCCGCTCCGGTAGCGCCGCCCCGGCCTATAATCCCATCGTGGGCGGCGGCGCCAATGCGTGCATCCTGCACTACACCGGGAACAATGAACCGCTTAACGACGGCGATCTGCTGCTGGTGGATGCCGGCGCCGAGTTCGATTGCTATGCCGGGGACATCACCCGCACCTATCCGGTCAATGGCCGGTTCACCCCTGCGCAACGCGCGCTGTATGAGGTGGTGCTTGCCGCCCAACTCGCGGCGCTGGACAAGGTGCGGCCCGGTAATCACTGGAATGATCCGCACGCGGCGGCGGTGCGTGTGTTGACGCAAGGCCTGATTAAGCTGGGCCTGCTCAAGGGCCGGTTGAACACGCTTATAAAAGATGAAGCCTACCGGCGTTTTTACATGCACCGCACCGGTCATTGGCTGGGGATGGACGTGCATGATGTCGGCGACTACAAGATCGGGGACGAGTGGCGTGTGCTGGAACCCGGCATGGCGCTGACCGTAGAGCCCGGCCTGTACATCCCGGCAGGGAGCAAGGGCGTTGCGAAAAAGTGGTGGAACATCGGTATCCGCATCGAAGACGATGTGCGGGTCACTCGCAGCGGCCATGAAGTGCTTAGTGCCGGTGCTCCCAAGACCGTCGCGGAGATCGAAAGCTGGATGGCTAAAGGCCGGGTATAGTAGCAAAACGTGGACACCGACTACGATATCCTGATTGTCGGCGCCGGCATGGTGGGCGCGAGCCTGGCCTGTGCGCTGCGCGGTCAGCCGCTCCGTATCGGCGTCATCGAGGCCGTCCCGTTCCGCTCCGGCCGCCAACCCAGTTATGACGATCGCACTATCGCCTTGTCTTATGGCTCGCGCCGCATCTTCGCGGGCATGGATTTGTGGGGGCGTATCGTGGAGCACGTCACCCCGATCAAGCAAATACACGTCTCCGAACAGGGCAGGCCCGGTTTTTTGCGCATGGACAGCGTTGAGCAAGGCGTGGAGGCGCTGGGTTACGTTATCGAGAACCGGCGCATGGGTCAGCTATTTTCCGAGACCTTAAATTCAGCAAATAATATTCAACTTATCTGCCCGGCGCGCGTGAGCGGGTTAAACATCGAAACAGAACACGTAACGGTAACGGCAGAGCATGAGCATGGCGGAGTAGTGCGTTTGACCGCGCGACTGCTGGTGGTGGCGGATGGGCGCAACTCCGCCGCGCGTGAATTGCTCGGCATATCCAGCAGCGAACACGACTACCTGCAGACTGCGATCATCACCAACATTACTCCGGAACGACACCACGCCAATACGGCCTATGAACGATTTACCCCGCGCGGCCCCCTCGCGTTGTTGCCGATGAGTGAAGAACGCTGCGCCGTGGTGTGGTCGCTCAACAATGAACACCTCGATGCGGTGATGGCCCTCGATGATGCTGCCTTTCCCGATCTGCTGCAAGCCCACTTCGGCGAACGCCTGGGACGTTTGCAAAAGGCGGGGGAACGTCATGCCTATCCGCTGGTCCTCTCACGGGCGCAGGAACTGGTGCGGCCGCGTGTCGCTCTGTTAGGCAACGCCGCCTGTACTCATCACCCGATTGCGGCACAGAGTTTCAACCTGGGGTTGCGCGATGTGGCGGCGTTTGCGGAGATACTGATGAGTGCAAGGCGTGCAGGTAGAGATCCGGGTGACTATCAAGTTCTGCAGGATTACGCGCGCTCGCGGCGCGCAGACCATCTCGCCGTCACCGCGCTCACCGATACGCCCGTTCGCCTTTTCTCAAAGAGCTTTGCACCGCTTTCGATGGCGCGCAGCGCGGGCATGGTGCTGGCCGGCCTGTTTCCGCCGCTCAAGCAGGCGCTGATGCGCCGCAGCATGGGCATCGCCGGTTGGCAATCGCGTCTGGCGCGGGGCTTGGTCTTGTGATGCGTCTGGCTACCCCCCGATGATAGACAGCCCTCGGATTGAGCTCGTCAAAAACAGCTTTGACGTGGACGATATCGTGTTTCACGGCCTCATGGCGCTAGGCGTATTGAAGGAACTGGGTATCAAATCGAGTGGTCCGCAGCACAAACGCTGGTTCAAGTTCATGCAGCGCACCGGGCGGTTCAGCGAAGCCCCGGATTATCCCGCCTGGACTAAAGACGAATTTCTGGAATATACCGCGATCGTTTTGGCAATGAGCGACCCTGATGTACAGGGAAGAGCGGCAGCGAAGGGTTCTACTAATGTCGCGGGAGGCGGGATGCCGGGAGCGACCGCCCACCCTCTGTTCCCCTATGCGCGCGACGGGGTGGCGGCCATCACTGAATTTACATTAGAACACTTGCGCGATTACGAGCATCTCATCAACGTCGGCGCCAGCATCAACCGTCCGCCTTACGAAATAATAAGGATATAAAGAATATGTCCGGTAATAGCTTTGGAAAACTGTTCGTGGTAACTACTTTTGGTGAAAGCCACGGGCCCGCGCTCGGCTGCATCGTAGATGGCTGTCCTCCCGGTATGGAATTATCCGAAGCCGATATTCAGCCCGACCTGGACAGGCGCAAGCCGGGTCAGTCACGCCATGTGAGTCAACGGCGCGAGGAAGATCAGGTGCAAATCATGTCGGGCGTATTCGAAGGCAAGACCACCGGCACGCCGATTGGTCTGCTGATACATAACACCGACCAGCGCCCCAAGGATTACTCCAACATCGGCCAGACCTTCCGCCCCGGCCATGCGGATTACACCTACACGCAAAAATACGGCTTTCGTGATTATCGTGGCGGCGGACGCTCTTCCGCGCGGGAGACCGCGATGCGCGTCGCCGCGGGCGCGATCGCCAAAAAATATCTGCATGAGCGTTACGGCGTTGTGATACGCGGCTACCTCGCGCAATTGGGGCCGGTCAAAATCGAAAGCTTCGACTGGAATGAAGTCGGAAATAATCCATTCTTTTGTCCTGATAAAAGCAAAGTCGCCGCGATGGAGGAATTCATGGATCGCCTGCGCAAAGAAGGCGACTCCATAGGCGCACGTATCAACGTGGTGGCGAGCCACATGCCGGCAGGCTTGGGCGAACCGGTATTCGACAAGCTCGATGCCGACATTGCGCACGCCATGATGGGCATCAACGCCGTAAAAGGCGTCGAGATCGGCGCGGGTTTTGCCAGCATCGAACAAAAAGGCGCCGAGCACCGTGATGAGATCACGCCCAAGGGATTCTTAAGTAACAACGCGGGCGGCATCCTGGGCGGCATTTCATCGGGGCAGGATATTTTGGTGAGCATCGCACTCAAGCCCACCTCCAGCCTGCGCCTGCCTGCGCGCAGCATCAATTTACAAGGTGAGCCGATGGAGATGGTCACCCACGGCCGCCACGACCCCTGCGTCGGCATACGCGCCACGCCCATCGCCGAGGCCATGCTGGCGCTGGTGCTGATGGATCACGCCTTGCGCCATCGCGCGCAGAATATGGATGTGACGCGGACTACGCCCATAATACCAGGGTCTGGTTGACCGTCGTGCCGCGTTGCGCTAATATAGACCGAATTATGGTTAACCTGAAAGGAGCCCATCCATGATTACCCTGCCGCTGTCCGAGGTCAAGATGAAGCTGAGCGCGCTGGTGGAAAAAATAGGGGGCAGCGACGAAGAGGTGGTCATCACCAAGAACGGCCGGCCTGCCGCGGTGCTGGTGAGCCCGGAAGAGTTCGACAGCTGGAAAGAAACGGTTGCCGTGCGCGGTGACGAAGCCTTGCGGCGCGAAATCAGGGCCGGGCTGGCTGCGCTAAAGGGGAAAAAGGCGAAGCTCTATACCCTGGAGCAGCTATTCAAGTAACTGTCTAGCCGTTTGCCCATCCTACCGGATCACGGATGAATCAGCGCTCTTACCGCCTCAAGCTTCCTGACGAGGTGGCAGGATTGATCCGTAGCCTGCATCCGCATTTAGAGAAAAAACTCAGGGCTTCCTTACAGGCCATACTGTCCGACCTCTCTTCCGGCAAGGCATTGAAAGAAGAGCTTAGCGGATTATGGAGCTTCAGGGTCAGCCGCTTCCGAATTATTTACCGGATGCGCGGCGCGCAACAGATCGAGATCATCGCCGTCGGCCCGCGCGAGCGTATCTATGAAGAAACCTTCAAGCTGATACGAAAAGAACAGCGCAGGTAAGACAACATGATGAATTTACACTTCCGCCCATACAAGAATGAGCGGTTCCCATTCTTGCCGTTTGCAACTCGCCACTTGTAACCGTCCCTATGCCCTACTGGCGCCTCTCCGGTTTTTATCTGTTTTATTTCGCCGTGTTGGGCGCGCTGGTGCCGTATTGGGGACTTTACCTTAAGTCCGTCGGCTACAGTGCGGTGGATATCGGGCACCTGATGTCGCTGCTGATGATCTCGCGCATCGTCGCGCCCAACATCTGGGCGTGGATTGCCGATCACCGCGAGAGCCGCATGCGCATGGTGCGGCTCACCACCTTACTTACCATTGTTTTTTTCGCCGGTGTATTCTTTGGCGCGAGCTTCTGGTGGCTCGGCTTGGTGATGCTGGTGTTCAGCTTTTTCTGGAACGCCTCGCTGCCGCTGCTTGAAGTTACCACCATGCGTCACTTGGGTGAGCGCGCCGGCGCTTATGGGCGCGTGCGTTTGTGGGGCTCCATCGGTTTTATCTTGAGCGTGTCGGCGCTAGGGCCGGTGATAGACGCCTACGGGCCGTGGTGGGTGCTGCCGAGTTTGCTGGTATTCATGTCCGGCATTTGGGTGTTCAGTCTGGTCTTACCGGAATCGGAAGTAGGCGGGCGTGCGGAGCACCCCTCGCCGTTCCTGAAAACAATTCTGCGCCCGGAAGTTGCGCTTTTTTTGCTCGCCTGTTTTCTGATGCAGGCGAGCCACGGCCCCTATTACACCTTTTATTCCATTTATCTGGTAGACCACGGCTACAGCAAAACGGTGATAGGCGCGCTGTGGGCGTTCGCCGTGTTGTGCGAGATCGGCGTCTTCCTGTTGATGCAGCGGCTGATGACGCGCGTGTCACTGCGCAAAGTCTTGATGGCAAGCTTCGCACTCGCCACCGTGCGCTGGTTATTGATCGGGCATTTCCCCGACAGCCTGCTGATGCTCGTCATTGCACAGACACTGCACGCGGCGACCTTCGGCACCTTTCATGCCGCCGGTATGCAGGTGGTGTACCGCTTCTTCACCGGGCGCCACCAGTTCCGCGGCCAGGCCATCTACAGCAGTCTGAGCTTCGGCGGCGGCGGCGCGGCGGGGAGCCTGTATAGCGGCTATCTGTGGGAGTCCGCCGGGCCTACGTTCACCTTTTCCGTCGCCGCTCTCCTCAGTCTGGGCTCGTTTCTGATTGCATGGCGCCTGTTGCGCGAGCACGTTTAAAGCCTGCTGTTTCGCGCCAAGCGTAATCGGCGTAAAATACCGACTTCTCTTGAAATTCTCCTGACTGAACGTCATTAAAGCAACATGGCCGGCAAAACTCTCTACGACAAACTCTGGGACGCCCACGTGGTGCACGCCGAGCCCGACGGCACGACGCTGCTCTACATAGATCGTCACCTGGTGCACGAAGTTACCTCGCCGCAGGCGTTTGAAGGCCTGCGCCTCGCTGGGCGAAAACCATGGCGCACGGAAAGCATCCTTGCCGTGCCCGATCACAATGTGCCGACCACGGGGCTGGAGCATGGTGTGACCGATCCCGTTTCGCGCATACAGATCGAAACGCTGGATGAAAACTGCTCGGAGTTTGGCATCACCGAATTCAAGATGAGCGACGTGCGCCAGGGCATCGTGCACGTGATCGGTCCGGAACAGGGCGCGACACTCCCCGGTATGACGGTGGTGTGCGGCGACTCGCACACCTCCACGCACGGCGCCTTCGCCGCGCTTGCGCAAGGCATCGGTACCTCTGAGGTCGAGCATGTGCTCGCCACGCAGTGCCTGTTGCAGAAAAAGGCGAAAAACATGCGCATCAGCGTGGATGGCGTGCTCGCACCGGGCATCACCGCCAAGGACATCGTGCTCGCCATCATCGGAAAGATCGGCACCGCGGGTGGCGCCGGTTACGCCATCGAATACACAGGCCCCGCGATCCGCGCGCTCTCCATGGCCGGGCGCATGACGGTGTGCAACATGAGCATCGAGGCGGGTGCGCGCTGCGGCATGGTGGCGGTGGACGACACCACCATTGCCTATCTGAAAGATCGTCCCTATGCGCCGAAAGGAAAATTGTGGGAGCAGGCCGTCGTGGCGTGGCGCGAGTTAAAGAGCGATAACGATGCGGTGTTTGACAAAGAGGTGCGGCTCAACGCCGCCGAGATCAAGCCACAAGTCACGTGGGGTACGTCGCCGGAGATGGTGACGACCGTAGACGGCCGCGTGCCCGATCCCGCGCAGGAAAAAGACAGCGTGAAGCGCGGCGGCATGGAGCGCGCGCTGAGTTACATGGACTTGAAACCAGGCACCGCCATCACCGATATCGCGCTCGACAAAATCTTCATCGGCTCCTGTACCAACGCGCGCATCGAAGACTTGCGCGCAGCGGCGGCCGTGGTGCGCGGTAAGAAAGTGGCTAGGAGCATCAAGCTCGCCATGGTGGTGCCGGGCTCCGGCCTGGTGAAGCAGCAGGCGGAGAAGGAAGGTCTCGACAAAATTTTTGTCTCCGCCGGTTTTGAATGGCGTGCTCCAGGTTGCTCGATGTGTCTCGCCATGAATGCGGATCGGCTGGAGCCGGGCGAGCGTTGCGCCTCGACTTCGAACCGCAACTTTGAAGGCCGCCAGGGTCAGGGAGGCCGCACGCACCTGGTCAGCCCCGCCATGGCCGCCGCCGCAGCGATTGCCGGACATTTTGTGGATGTGAGACTACAGTAGCGACTAATGCGAAAATTTGAGAAATTGACCGGCCTCGTCGCGCCGCTGGATCGCGCCAACGTTGACACCGACGCCATCATCCCCAAACAGTTCCTGAAATCGATCAAGCGCACGGGGTTCGGGCCGAATCTGTTTGACGAGTGGCGTTATCTCGATCACGGCGAGCCGGGCGGGGACAACGGCAAGCGCCCGCTTAACTCCGACTTCGTGCTCAATCAGCCGCGCTATCAGGGCGCGAGCATCTTGCTCGCGCGCGACAATTTCGGCTGCGGCTCGTCGCGCGAGCACGCGCCCTGGGCCTTGGAGGATTATGGCTTTCGCGCACTGATTGCGCCGAGCTATGCCGACATCTTTTATAACAACTGTTTCAAAAACGGCCTGTTGCCTATTGTGCTCGATAGTAAAACTGTTGACCGTTTATTCGAGGAAGTGGAAACCGCGCCGGGTTATCAACTTACCATTGACCTGCCTGCGCAGCGCATCACTACACCCAAAGGCGAAACTATTTCTTTTGAAGTGGATGCCTTTCGCAAGCACTGTTTGATGAACGGCCTGGATGACATCGGCCTTACCTTGAAACACATGGACGAAATCAAAGCCTACGAAGCGCGGAGACGTGCGGAAATTCCCTGGTTATTTAGCTAAAAAATGGCAAAAAAAATTGCAGTTTTGCCCGGCGACGGTATTGGTGTAGAAATCATTGCCGAGGCGGTGAAGCTTTTGGAATGTCTGCGCCGCGACTTTGGTCTCCGGATTGAAATGGAACAGGCGCTGGTGGGCGGCGCAGCGATAGACGTCAGCGGTTATCCGCTGCCGGAGAAAACGCTCGCGCTCGCCAAGCAGGCCGATGCGGTGTTGCTCGGCGCGGTGGGCGGGCCGAAGTGGGAGACGCTCGATATTTCCGTGCGGCCGGAAAAGGGTCTGCTTGGATTACGCAAGGAATTAAATCTGTTCGCCAATTTACGCCCGGCCATTTTGTACCCGCA encodes the following:
- the leuC gene encoding 3-isopropylmalate dehydratase large subunit; amino-acid sequence: MAGKTLYDKLWDAHVVHAEPDGTTLLYIDRHLVHEVTSPQAFEGLRLAGRKPWRTESILAVPDHNVPTTGLEHGVTDPVSRIQIETLDENCSEFGITEFKMSDVRQGIVHVIGPEQGATLPGMTVVCGDSHTSTHGAFAALAQGIGTSEVEHVLATQCLLQKKAKNMRISVDGVLAPGITAKDIVLAIIGKIGTAGGAGYAIEYTGPAIRALSMAGRMTVCNMSIEAGARCGMVAVDDTTIAYLKDRPYAPKGKLWEQAVVAWRELKSDNDAVFDKEVRLNAAEIKPQVTWGTSPEMVTTVDGRVPDPAQEKDSVKRGGMERALSYMDLKPGTAITDIALDKIFIGSCTNARIEDLRAAAAVVRGKKVARSIKLAMVVPGSGLVKQQAEKEGLDKIFVSAGFEWRAPGCSMCLAMNADRLEPGERCASTSNRNFEGRQGQGGRTHLVSPAMAAAAAIAGHFVDVRLQ
- the leuD gene encoding 3-isopropylmalate dehydratase small subunit, which codes for MRKFEKLTGLVAPLDRANVDTDAIIPKQFLKSIKRTGFGPNLFDEWRYLDHGEPGGDNGKRPLNSDFVLNQPRYQGASILLARDNFGCGSSREHAPWALEDYGFRALIAPSYADIFYNNCFKNGLLPIVLDSKTVDRLFEEVETAPGYQLTIDLPAQRITTPKGETISFEVDAFRKHCLMNGLDDIGLTLKHMDEIKAYEARRRAEIPWLFS